A genomic region of Anopheles coustani chromosome 3, idAnoCousDA_361_x.2, whole genome shotgun sequence contains the following coding sequences:
- the LOC131271578 gene encoding torso-like protein, with amino-acid sequence MTKATTPDCHRQQQQQQQHATTRSLPLVPALVAVALVLCILPGGCIGQRESQLRLGKAVNVFLRYGYLSISMKVISYNDSERWLFKEPTNNIFKGLDLLKTEEYEVKPGIFNGDFHMEFCDNRRQLFQAYFRDFQIERLDSPWRAYTEGWHPEVAAKKLGIQSKYLERDDYCYVLVRVSRFRDSARFAKPIPPNQTLEPDVGRKVQSVVIGDTTSAVQFMNRYGTHYINAYVTGNSLYQVFVFNKRNYAHVKEKLKTRGVLALSKVDLYEHFAPWYVEHMGKIRCASGNATVEAWAARKLRLSYYVFTYSSLLKLHGDGALLRILSELLQNEAILQLDLRSLSVIFKDPAKRAWYEEILDNYLKLWEVNM; translated from the exons ATGACGAAAGCTACGACACCCGACTGCCatcgtcagcagcagcagcagcagcagcatgcaaCAACACGAAGCCTTCCGCTGGTACCAGCGCTGGTCGCCGTGGCCCTGGTGCTGTGCATTCTGCCCGGCGGATGCATCGGCCAGCGGGAGTCACAGCTGCGGCTCGGCAAGGCGGTAAACGTTTTCCTGCGCTACGGCTATCTCTCGATATCGATGAAGGTCATCTCGTACAACGACAGCGAGCGATGGCTGTTCAAGGAGCCGACGAACAACATCTTCAAG GGATTGGATCTGCTCAAGACGGAAGAGTACGAGGTAAAGCCGGGCATTTTCAACGGGGACTTCCACATGGAGTTCTGCGACAACCGGCGCCAGCTGTTCCAGGCGTACTTCCGTGACTTCCAGATCGAGCGGCTCGACAGCCCGTGGCGTGCGTACACCGAGGGCTGGCACCCGGAGGTGGCCGCCAAGAAGCTAGGCATCCAAAGCAAGTACCTCGAGCGGGACGACTACTGCTACGTGTTGGTACGGGTGTCCCGCTTCCGGGACAGTGCCCGGTTCGCGAAACCGATCCCCCCGAACCAGACGCTCGAGCCGGACGTGGGTCGCAAGGTGCAGAGTGTCGTCATCGGTGATACGACGTCCGCGGTCCAGTTCATGAATCGGTACGGGACGCACTATATCAACGCGTACGTGACGGGCAACTCGCTCTATCAGGTGTTCGTGTTCAACAAGCGCAACTATGCGCACGTGAAGGAGAAGCTGAAAACACGCGGCGTCCTAGCGCTATCGAAGGTGGATCTGTACGAGCACTTCGCGCCGTGGTACGTGGAGCACATGGGCAAGATACGGTGCGCCAGCGGGAACGCGACCGTCGAGGCGTGGGCCGCCCGGAAGCTGCGGCTGTCGTATTACGTGTTCACCTACAGCAGCCTGCTGAAGCTGCACGGTGACGGCGCCTTGCTGCGGATACTCAGCGAGCTGCTGCAGAACGAGGCGATCCTGCAGCTGGATCTGCGCTCGCTCAGCGTCATCTTCAAGGATCCGGCCAAGCGCGCCTGGTACGAGGAGATCCTGGACAACTACTTGAAACTCTGGGAAGTCAACATGTAG